The Meleagris gallopavo isolate NT-WF06-2002-E0010 breed Aviagen turkey brand Nicholas breeding stock chromosome 20, Turkey_5.1, whole genome shotgun sequence DNA window CAGATGAGCCTCCACTGTTCCTCCCAGCCTGCCAGCAGGAGGCCCTCACAGGAAGAGAGCTCCACTTAGCACAAGCAAGTGATGATGTTCCTTCATTGAGGTGTTCCTGTGCTTTGTGGATGTTCTCAGAGCTGGACCATCTGTggtgtgcagggctgcctgcctgctgtgGGTCTGTCTGCTGTCTGGATGTTGAAGTTTGTTCCTTGAAGCTGCTAATTGccaatacaaaataaaataggaataaGTGCTGCCTGGCTGGAAATCTTGGGAACACGTAACTGTGCTCAGCTATTGAGCATACTTAGCTGATGCACGGAGAAGCTGCTCTGTGGCAGAGCTTGGGTCCTGAGGAGGGCAGTTCTGTGCCAGTCAGCAGGGAGAGCACCACTCAGCTCTTTGTGCACACAGGCAGAGGGGCCTTGCAGCGACACAGCCACTGTCACAGGGTGCAACAGCAGCATTTacaggagctgcctgcaggcagagctgtgcctgggACAGCCCTGGTCAGATGGGAGCTCTGCCGCTGGGAAGTAGCTGTGTTCCTGTGTCTGTGAGGCACCTGCATGTTCTCAGGAGCACTTCTCCTTCCATAAAGACCTCCAGGCCTTGGCAGTGTCTCTGCTGCAGAGTAAGGGGAGGAGcatctttggggaaaaaaacattctgcattgccaaaaaatgtttatttagaCCCTAATTGCCTCTGTAGACCATTAAGAACTGTGCTGAGCACAGAAGGCTGCAGCCTTCAGAAGGCTCttcttgtcctgctgttcttgTGCAGCATGACCCAGAGGCCCTGGATGCTGCTATGCTATGTGGAGTGGGCCGtggcagccccagctgctgtgGGCTGAGGACTGGAGTGCTTGGGATGGCCCATGATGGATGGGAAGCAGCCTTGGCATGGCCAGGCTGGTGGTGTGAGCTGTGGGCACGTCTGGGAAGGAACTTGCCCCAGGAGGTGTGGTGCTCCTTTGGGAAGCTGTGAACTGCGGTCTCCCTAGGGTTGGGCTTGCATGCTGGCTTGCAGGGGTGGAGATGGTGCTGCAGCTGGTTGGGAACATGCCTGGAGCACACTGTGGGAGGTCCCGGTCCCTTtgccagcagctgccccagcccACATGCTTGCCTGCTGCAACCCGGCAGGGATGGCTCTCCCACGGGGCTGGGAGGAGGCACGCTCCATCAATGCTCTCCTGTGCCACGAGGACTGGAGCCCCAGCCCTGGGCCAGCTTCTCCTGACACTTTCTGGCCACAAAGCTCAGCTTGTTCAGAGCGAGCTCAGTGTCATGGGCTGAGACATCGCAGTGCCAGACCGCACGGACAGTGCGCTCCGACCAGGGGAACAGCAGGACGCTGACAGCGCAGCCCGTCTCAGCCAGCTCCTCCTCGCTCACTGCCTGCAGGTatgtgcagagctctgctgggggCAGCCCCTTCACTTCCACCATCACGATGTTCGTCTCTACAGCCGCCAAGCTGACAGAGCAGAGAGGCGAGTTCAGCTCCTTGATGCCTGTGGAGGTGCAGGCTGTCAGGCTGCCAGCTCAGTGCtccagcaggaggctgctcaGGCACTGCCACCCATCCACAAGTGTAGGaccacagctcctgcagctgtgcaCTGAGCCTGAAGGGGAGCGAGTTTatgctgatgacaccaaacgTCCCGAGGAAGCTGAGTTACCTTGAGCGAAGCGGCGGGCGTTGTCGTGGTCTCTGCGCAGCgtttcctctgcctgctccaaCCCGATGCGGGCAGCAGCCGCCAGCACACCCGCCTGCCTCATCCCTCCTCCCAGCAGCTTCCGCACCCTCCAGGCCTCTGCCACAAATGCCCGGCGTCCGGCAAGCACGGCCCCGGCCGGGGCACCCAGGCCCTGCAGATCCAGGAGGCTGGTGTGagtgctgcccacagcctgagCCCCGTGTCCCGCCCCGGGCTCCCTGTGTGAGCTCACCTTGGAGAAGCACAGGGACACAGAGTCGCAGTGCTGGGTGATGCGGGCCGGCTCCACGTCCTGGGCCACCGCTGCGTTCATCAGCCGTGCTCCATCCATGTGCACCCGCAGCCCGTAGCGCTCAGCGAGCAGGCGTACCTGGTTGTgggcacagctgctgtgagctgtgctgtgccgtgagGACCCTCCCAGCCCCGCCTGCAGCTCCCACCTGCTGCAGGTATGTGAGAGGCAGTGCCCGGCCGCCTGCTGAGCTGTGCGTGTTCTCCAGGCAGATGAGCTCAGGGCGGGGGTGGTAGCGGCTGCCATGGGCCTCACGGACGatcagctccagctgctccagatCCAAGGTACCGTCAGGAAGGTCTGGCAGCGCCTGTGAGTGGACCCCTGCGACCTGCgcgggcagcagagctggagagagGCTGCCCTGCCATCCCTTGTCCCTCCGTCTCCAGTCCATCAGCCCCAGTCGTGGCTCGGGTGATGCTGTCACAGACCCGAAGGGGacctccctgcagccagaggAGGGCAGCAGCAAGCCGCTGTCTGCCCCCGGGCACCCCCTCACTTCCCCAGCAGCGCAGCACCCACCTGTGCAGCCCCGCCGTGCTCATAGACGTGCAAATGGGCCTgggcacccagcagcagctgagccccTCTGCGCTGGCAGTGGCACATCACTGAGGGAAGAGAGGAGTGAGCACAGTGTGTGAGTGTGGGGCTCGGGTGCCCCCCCCGCCCTCCCGGCAGGAAAGGATTCACTCATCTGCAATGGGTAGAGGGAGAGTGGCCCCAGAGTGgtgttgcagtgctgcagctttcATGTGCATGGGGCTGAGTGCGATGCAGGGTCTGCACCTGTTGGAGGTGTGGAAGCTGCCGTtcccccagccctcctctgCGGCCATTAGGGTGAAAAGCATAGCAGCTTTTTGAGCAGGACCAGGACTCTCCCAGAGAGGAGTGGGACTGCTTGTACCTTTTCCATCCTTTGCAGGGGGGCCATGAACCAGCTCCCAGCTCGTACCCTGGGATGCAGGGCAGGGAGAGCAAATCTACGCACTGGGCACTCACCTGCAATGAGGTTTGCCATTGTAGCCGTGGGTACAAAAAGGGCATCCTCCATCCCCAAGATCCTCgcagccagctgctgcagctctgaatAGAAGAAACGTGCAGAACAAGGGTGGGAAAGAGGTGTGCACTACAGCCCTATGTGCTCCAGACGtctcctccccagcacagcccttggCTCGGCCAAGGGGGAGTGTGACAGTGCAGCAAGGGCTGCCGGCCCCGCGCTCACCGTTGACCGTAGGGTCCTCGCCGTAGTCGTCGTCCCCCACGGCGGCCCGGGCCATGGCACTGCGCATAGCGGGGCCGGGCTGCGTGACGGTGTCGCTGCGCAGATCCACCACGTGCTGCGGGCGCCTGCGGGGACAGCGAGCGGAGGGGtggtctgtgctgctggggaggggCTGCCCACCCCTGACCCACCACCCCTCCCACGCCCCGCTGCGCCGAACAGNNNNNNNNNNNNNNNNNNNNNNNNNNNNNNNNNNNNNNNNNNNNNNNNNNNNNNNNNNNNNNNNNNNNNNNNNNNNNNNNNNNNNNNNNNNNNNNNNNNNTGCTGCCAGCCCCGGGGAGCGGCGGGGTTTCgggagcagcagggctctggcagcagcaggatacAGCCCTCACACCCTCATCCCCCCACAGGGCTCTGGACCTTCCTTTGGTTTGTTGGCTTCTGCTTCCTGACCAACCAGTGGGCCTGGACGCACGATGAGGATGTACGCATCGTGGCCGACTCGGCGCGTGCCGCCATCAccttcagcttcttctccatCTTCTCATGGGTGAGTGCTGAGGGGGCTCCACGGGGGTCTTCTGCTTAGCGCCGGGCTCTGACAGGCTCTGCCTTCTGCAGGGCCTCCTGATCACCTTCGCCTACAAGCGGTATAAGATGGGGGTGGAGGACTTTGCGCACAACTACGTCGACCCCTCGTCAGAGGTCTCCACGCCGTACTCCAGTTACCCCAACATCAGCCACGACAGCTACCAGCAGCCGCCCTTCACTCAGACCACAGATGCCACCGAGGGCTACCAGCCACCGCCGGTGTACTGAGTCCGGCCCGCAGGGATGGCTGTACAAGTGCAATTTTCTCTCGTGGGGTGGGAAGGGAGGGACCTATAACTTGAATGGGGAAGGGGGCAGGAGGGTGATGGTTGCTCTGTGTGAAGATCACTGGGGTTGGGTGGGTGCTGGGGCAGAGGGTAGGGCCTGGTGCCCGTGGTGGGGCCGTGTGCTCCTTGCTGTGAAGCATTGATGGCTGAGTAGAACCTGCTGTGCACAGCCGGCTCCcctggggtggggggaggaggggttGGTGCTCTGGAACGACAGAGCCCGAGCCCCACTGCTGTGCCTCTGGGGGAGTAATGGTGAGCACCCCTTGTtccctcccagtgctgctgccttgtCCAACTCTGCTGACTGCAGTCCCCAGGTGCCACCTTTAACTGCTGTAGCAtctgtcccagcacagctgcacggTGCAGTCCAGCTCCTGCCTGCCACTGGGTTTGCGTGCCTTCCTCtcctgcttcagctgctgctggctgagcttGATACCAAAGCCTCATCTTCTGAATATGCACCCTTGTGCTGTGCCTTCCCCAGAGCCTGCACGGGAGTAGCTGGCACTCAGTGATTTGGGATCTGTGGGAGTGGTGGGTGCTGGGCTCACAGCAGGGCAGCTCCCTTTCCCCCACAGCATCTCCCTGCCGACTGCAGGCCCTGTGTCTGTTTCCCAAGGGTCTCCCCATGCCCTGCTCACTGCTGTCCGAGCCGTGCCCTGCTCAGCAGCCACTGTCCCcaggctgggtgctgtgctgtgcctccGCGTGGGCCGTGGCTTGTCTCAGgttgtgtgctgctgtgcctgttGTGAAgctgttcccagcagcagtgtgagGTATGTGAGCTGTAGCTGCTGGGGCTGATATTCAACTATGCCTTTGTCACTGTAGAGATGGAATAAACTTTTTCACCTAGCCGCCACCtgtgtttcttctctgaagaacTGGGTTCTTCCCCTCTCCTGTGTGCCGGGGGGGGCTCCGTGGGGGAGCTGTGGAGCTGGTGCCTGTTGTGCTATCAACAAGCTCACGCCAGCTCCTATTTTTAGCAAGGCTTGCTGCTCCTCGGGACAGCCTGAGCAACATCAGTGCCGTGTGaccagcagccagcacacatTGCTGCTTTGTGAACAGGAAAGCCACACGCTCTGAAAAGACACCGGCAATTTTATTAAGTTACTTATTAATCTAGAATACAAGCACTACTGCCTGTTCCTCATCCCTAAAAGGAAGGCCCAGGCCTGACAAGGGTTTGTGAACACCATGGCTGTAATTGCATTAATTAACACCAAGGAACTGAGGTTTCTGAGTCTTCTATCTGGGCAGCTGCCTGCTCCTCAGTACAGTAGTAAACAAGTATTGTAGAAAGCACTGTATTTGAGAGGGGATTGACAAAGCCCAACCAGAACcaagagctgctgctcagagctcaaGGAATCTGATGAGAAAAAGCACTTTATACAAGTAGTAAAAATTCCTTCCCGAAGCTAAGTCAAGCAAAAGGAGAGGAGTCTTTAGGTGTTAcagcaaggaaagcagcaggCTCAAGAATTCTTGGAAGGCTGAGAAGGAAGCAGAACACAAGTAGAGCTGAGAACCATCCATGCAAAGGAAAGACCCTTTTCCAGGTAGCTGGATCTTCAGAGGAACAGTAGCCCAACTCTCTACAGTTTAATTCTTGATCCCCCAAACCTTCCTCAGCTCACTTAAGCCCTATGAAATGGCTGCACCAAGCTTGAATTTGtgtagaaaatgctttttaatttcaaaggCTAGGAGTCAGGCTGACAACACAAGccttccttctcccctcctccatttaaaacaaaacaaaacaaaaccatgtaTTCACAGCAAATTTAACAGCAAGCTAATTGGCTATACACAATTGTTAAGAGATTGCAAAGggccaggctgctgctctgtgtcagTTGAAGTTGTGCCACTGTTGTCTAGAAAGGGAAGGGGCATGTCTTCAGGCTATATTAAAAAGGAAGTGGCTTTCGGAAGCCAAGTTACTGTACGCTGTCGTAAGAAACCCAGAATTTAGCAGCAGCACATGAGAAAAGGCTGTTTGCAGGCAAGTGACCTGGCTACCAGTGACGAGTCTGAACACGTGCCAGGAGCAGGAGAGCAGACCAGGCAAGTTGTCAGTGCCCCACAGCCTGGGTTGGTGTGGCAGCTTTCCAGCATGTTTGTATGGCAGCATCAGTAATTAAATCTCTTTTCCATGTTCTGGGAAAGGAACTCCCTTTTAGTCAGACTGTTTTCAGCTCCCCCTGGCATCAGGTCCAGCTGATTGCCCTCTTTCCTGGCACTTGGAGCAGAGGAAGAGCAGCCTGGTTTGGCAGGTAGAGCTATGGCATGTGACCGTTTTGATAAAGGGGGGAAACCAGATCTGAAGTCCAGGAGCTGCAACATTTAGCTTCTTTCTTTGAATCCTTCCCCCCCCTCTTCCACACTGGAGTGTAGCAATCAAGAAGCAAAGATCTTCCGTGAGACTGGCATATCCAGCTGCTTCACCCCCATGGGCACATTCTCCTTGTTTTCTGACCCAAGCTGTTGAGGCCTTTTCTGGAAGTAACAAGCTCGGCAGACGGAGTGGTATTTGTCTGCTCCTCCAATCACTTCAACCTAtcaaggaaagcagaagaatgaTTCTGCAGAGATCAGCTTACCTGAGAAGAAGCTTTCTAGACTAGCAGAGCTGGCAAGGTGAAGCTGCTGAAGAGCTTTGTGTTCCAAGGGAACTCACCTCCCTTTCTGCTCCCAGCCTCTTTGTGTAGGAGGCCTCTCGGTAGCACTCCATGCACACAGCGTTCAGCTTCACCACGCTCTCAGCCAGTGGGACCAGGTTCAGAATGCTCCCAAAAGCCTGCACCGAGACAGAGGCTGTTGGTTGAGTCTGGTGAGATTCCCAGTGTAGCTGCTGTActaaaattaaagcatttttacCTTTCTCTGGAAAGTCCCATCAAGAGCAGCAACAATGACAGTTTTCCCAGCGTTGGCCATCTTTTCACAGAACTCCACAATGTCTGGGAACTACAGGAGGTACAGAAACAGCAGCTTCAGGAGGAAGAAGGggcagtgctctgctccaggTCAAGCAGTGCACACCCCAGGCCCTGCCCTGGCCACACACTTACAAACTGCCCTTCATCAATGCCAATGACTGCAGAGCCCAGCGCCTCCTGGTACACATCCTTAAGGGCACAGGCAGGGCGGGCCTCCATGGTGTTCCTGAGGGGGAACAGAGGGAGAGGGTGAGCCAGGCAGCCCAGCCACAGGTCCACGGGCGCAAATCCTCCTGCCCACAGCTCACCTGTCATGCGTGGAGACACCGGTGGTGCAGTAGCGGGTGTCCTTGGCGTATTTCACCAGCAGACACTGGTACTGAGCGAGCTGGAAGCGCCGCACGCGCCGcatgagctctgtgctgcaagaGCAGGAGTCAGCAGATCCAGCCACAGCCTgctccagcccagcccaggcCATCCCGCCCCACCTTACCTCTTCCCAGAGAACATGGGGCCGAAGATCACCTGGAGGCAGAGCCACACGGTCAGTGGTGAGGTGCCGGACCGCCATCACCgcgctgcagcacttcagccCCCACACGGCCCGGCCGCCCCGTCGCCCCGCACAGCCGCGGCACCTAACCATCCCCAGCCCGGCCCTCCATTACCGGTACCGCGCAGCCCCCGGGACTCGGCATCCCGTCGCAGCCGACCCGGCCCCNNNNNNNNNNNNNNNNNNNNNNNNNNNNNNNNNNNNNNNNNNNNNNNNNNNNNNNNNNNNNNNNNNNNNNNNNNNNNNNNNNNNNNNNNNNNNNNNNNNNCGTCGGGAAGAGCCTGCTGGGGAAGCGGCTGCGCAATATCCGAGCGAGCTGGGGGTCGCGGGGCCGGGGCGGGGGTGTCCCGCACGCTGCTTCTGGCCTGTCCTTAACGCACCGGCACAGCTGTGCTCCCGGGACGGGGCCAAGGAGTTGGGCGAACCCCCGGCCACGCTGCCCACGGTGGGCACGAACCTGACGGACCTGACGCTGCACAAGAGGGTGACGCTGCGGGAGCTGGGCGGCTGCATGGGCCCCATCTGGCCCAGCTACTACGGGGAGTGCAGCGCCGTGCTGGTGAGCGCCCGCCCGGCCGCGCTGCGGGGTGGAACTGCCCCCCTCGGATCTCCCCAGCGCCTCTTCCGTCCCTCTCTGCAGTTCGTCATCGATGCCGCCAACCCGACCCAGGTCTCCTCGTCCTGCGTCCAGCTGCTGTCcctcctctctgcagagcagctcgCAGCCGTGCCCGTGCTGATCGTCTTCAACAAGATGTAAGGAGGGCATCGGGGTGCTGCGGTTGCTGTTTCGTTTCCAGCAGCCTGAGGGGCTGATGGGCCCTGATAGTGCGGTGCTGCTGTGGGTGGAAGGTTAATGCAGTGTGATTAATGTGTGCCCCCTCCCATCATAGTGACCTGCCCTGCTACATGTCACTGGTGGAGATGAAGTCGTTGTTCCGCATGCAGGACATTGTCTCCTGCGCCACGCAGCCCATCACCATTCTGGAAACCAGTGCACGCGATGGCACCGGCCTGGCTGATGTCCTGCAGTGGCTTCAGGCCACCCTCGGGGACCCTAGCTGACCTGGCCCCAGCACTTGTGCAGTGTGACAGGCTgatggcaggcagcagctcctcgGTACTCCGTGGTAAAACTGAAACTGAAACCCAAGCCATCTTTGTCTGTGTCTGCAGCAGATCTTTGTCTCCAAGCAATCGTGCAGCAATTCTCAGGGTGCCTCAGAGCGCGCTGCCCTTCCCCTGCAGGCTGTGAGACCTCAGCAGAGGGAGTGCCACCTGTGGGAGGGCCCTGCTGGCTGCTTGCATCCAGAGCAAGATGGAGCTCTGAAACCGGATGGACCCTGAAGGCGAAACTGTCGGCTCTGGAGCCACGCGAAGGTGAAAGGAGAGAGTTTATAATGGACAGGTGCTGCTGCAAATCATCAGGTACGTAACTGAAAATCAGACATGTTTATTTATACAGGTGAAAAGCAGAGCCCTGTGTGCTGGAGATTAGCAAGGGGCAAATTGATATCCTatcactgtgctgctggcaggacaTGGAGCCAGGCTGGATTCTCACCCCAGATAAGCAGAACCTGCTGACATGAGCATGTAGCTGGGTTTGGAGGCAGCATAAAGGTGGAGTGAGAGGGTCCTCCTCTCTCCCGTGCTGGTACCTTCTGGAGCAGGAGTGGTTGCAGTGCTTGGGGCTCCCAGCTGCTCTGACCTCACATGCCCTGCATCACCCATAGCTCAGTGGGGTGACCCATGGGAATATGCAGGAAGACAGGGGCTTGGGGGTGTTGTGCTGatacacagcactgcagatgccTCTCCGGCACTCACTATGGTTCAAAAAACTGCAGATTATGAGGAAAATTTTTGTGCTGAAGCAGCCTGATAAGCTGATTTCTAAGATTTGGTTTTATGTTGTTTTCAAACTCTTGCTCAATGGTCTGGTAGGTGTTCTGTGGGGGATTGTTTATCACAGAAGTGTCTGTTGAGACGACCTTCTCCTGCAGCCCCGGTTCGCCTTGCAGCAGCTTGCTCAGGCTCTCATTCTCAGCGCAGTTTCCGTATGGCCATGGGACATTTTCCCTGCTGTCACCCTCATACGGCTGGAAGTCGACGTGATACATCATCTTGCAGTTGACGCAGGGTGGCTTTTCTATGAAGTCTCCATTGCTGCTGTAGCAGAAGGCTCGGCACTGCACTCCATCAGGGAAGACAATGGCCAGATTATCCTGCCCGTGGTACACTGCGAACGCCACCGCCTGGTGCCACGTCCTTAGGCACAAGATGCTAATCATGATCTTCTTCTCCATCCGCCCTTTGCAGGAGACAGATGCTCCATAAAAGAGAGGGAAGCCTGCTTCATTCTTAGGTTTTCTGGGTTCTCTGTAAAAGCTGTAAGCGACAACTGCGGCTCTGAAGGTGAACTCAGTGGGCCTCAGTTTGGGTGCTCGAGTCCTTCTTGCTATTTCCACAGCGCTATTAAATCCATGCAAGAAAGATTCCATTTCCTCTTGGGTGCTGCAGCCCGCTACTTCGTTGCCCTGGGAACATACACAGATCTCAGTACAGATCCCTCCTTGCCTCTTTCACTCCTAAGTAGTCGATATCTTGCAGGAAGAGGGGATGAGTGTGGTCTTAAAAGATAAACTTAAAAATAGTTCTGTTTCCCTGAGTTTGTTAGCACCAGCTGGTCTGTACAGCTCATGGTGacttgaaaagtgaaaaataagtcCTGCTGCCTGTTTTGCTGCACTGCCAGGATGTGCCTGCAGTGTGCTGCATTTGTCACACACCTACCCTaccccagccctgctgttgGCACCATGTAGGTGTGGAGTACTCACAAACTGCAGCAGGATGGAGTACGGTGTCAGGCTGGGCAGGTGGGTGTCGTACTCCTGGAATGATCGAGGGTACTTCTCCTGCAGGCGCTGGAAAGTTTTGGAGTCTAGGAATTCGTTGGGTCTCATCTGCCTCTGATTCAGCCTTCCAAAGAAGAACACTGTGTGCAGCACCTGTTGGCAAGCAGACACCCAGTGCTGAGCTGTCCCTGGATGCACAGTAGGGCCTTTGTGCTGGCCTCTGCCACGGCTGCTCCCTCCCCGAGAGCTGCCCCTATTGCTTGCATGGCCTCTTTCTGCATCCTGTGCTCCGTGCAGTTTCTCCACACCacgcagcagctctgcacaagcaGGGAGCAGTGGGAGCCCACAGATCTGGGCTCCTACTCCATTCCCTGCAGACCCTCACACCCACGATGGAGCCACTGCTGTGGGGGCTATGCCACCAGAGTTCTCCCACCTCGGACAGGACGCACAGCAGTGCAGAGACCCCAGAAGGGCCATCAGGTTGGTGGTGAAGCACTGACCTTTTCCATGTATTGCTTTCTGATGTTTTCAGCTGGCTGCCACCTAGCCAGCAATTCCATGAACTCCTTGATGAAGAGATTCCCACTAGTCTGCAACTGGAATTTATCcatctcttctttccttgccAACATCCTGTGGGAGCAGAAAGGAGCACAGGTGGCTGTGATGGGGTTACCCCCAGCTGCGAGACAAGCAGTCACCTCCCCCATATGGCCAGGGAAAGGGGCACAGGAGATGTGAGGCTCCATCTTACCTTGAACGGTCTTGAGAAGCAGCATGGCTGGGACCCtgtgggagggagaggaagcTCAGTGGTGTAGTGCTGCACGGACCCCCCAACCCCACTGCACACCTGATGGCACTTCGTGGACTTGGGGTGTCCCTCAGCATCTCTAGATGGCACCACTGCTACCTGCTAGCCAAAATGCCTCAGAGTGGCCATCAGCAGTCCCCAAGTGAGAACATCTCTCTGTGTCTCTCAAAGAGAAGGGGCAGGCTTCACCCACCTGGTTTTGATCCATTGAGTACGCAGAGCCCCGTGCTGCAGTTCTTGGGTTCCG harbors:
- the LOC100547437 gene encoding probable low-specificity L-threonine aldolase 2 translates to MRSAMARAAVGDDDYGEDPTVNELQQLAARILGMEDALFVPTATMANLIAVMCHCQRRGAQLLLGAQAHLHVYEHGGAAQVAGVHSQALPDLPDGTLDLEQLELIVREAHGSRYHPRPELICLENTHSSAGGRALPLTYLQQVRLLAERYGLRVHMDGARLMNAAVAQDVEPARITQHCDSVSLCFSKGLGAPAGAVLAGRRAFVAEAWRVRKLLGGGMRQAGVLAAAARIGLEQAEETLRRDHDNARRFAQGIKELNSPLCSVSLAAVETNIVMVEVKGLPPAELCTYLQAVSEEELAETGCAVSVLLFPWSERTVRAVWHCDVSAHDTELALNKLSFVARKCQEKLAQGWGSSPRGTGEH
- the SYNGR2 gene encoding synaptogyrin-2, whose amino-acid sequence is CQPRGAAGFREQQGSGSSRIQPSHPHPPTGLWTFLWFVGFCFLTNQWAWTHDEDVRIVADSARAAITFSFFSIFSWGLLITFAYKRYKMGVEDFAHNYVDPSSEVSTPYSSYPNISHDSYQQPPFTQTTDATEGYQPPPVY
- the TK1 gene encoding thymidine kinase, cytosolic translates to MFSGKSTELMRRVRRFQLAQYQCLLVKYAKDTRYCTTGVSTHDRNTMEARPACALKDVYQEALGSAVIGIDEGQFFPDIVEFCEKMANAGKTVIVAALDGTFQRKAFGSILNLVPLAESVVKLNAVCMECYREASYTKRLGAEREVEVIGGADKYHSVCRACYFQKRPQQLGSENKENVPMGVKQLDMPVSRKIFAS
- the ARL16 gene encoding ADP-ribosylation factor-like protein 16; translation: MGPIWPSYYGECSAVLFVIDAANPTQVSSSCVQLLSLLSAEQLAAVPVLIVFNKIDLPCYMSLVEMKSLFRMQDIVSCATQPITILETSARDGTGLADVLQWLQATLGDPS
- the LOC116217317 gene encoding uncharacterized protein LOC116217317, yielding MDQNQGPSHAASQDRSRMLARKEEMDKFQLQTSGNLFIKEFMELLARWQPAENIRKQYMEKVLHTVFFFGRLNQRQMRPNEFLDSKTFQRLQEKYPRSFQEYDTHLPSLTPYSILLQFGNEVAGCSTQEEMESFLHGFNSAVEIARRTRAPKLRPTEFTFRAAVVAYSFYREPRKPKNEAGFPLFYGASVSCKGRMEKKIMISILCLRTWHQAVAFAVYHGQDNLAIVFPDGVQCRAFCYSSNGDFIEKPPCVNCKMMYHVDFQPYEGDSRENVPWPYGNCAENESLSKLLQGEPGLQEKVVSTDTSVINNPPQNTYQTIEQEFENNIKPNLRNQLIRLLQHKNFPHNLQFFEP